Genomic DNA from Halomonas sp. BDJS001:
AGCAAAATTTAGCCGCTTGGTAAGCAGTGTATTCAACGCCCCAATACGCTGCTCCAACTGCCAGCCCACTATGGGTCGATTGCCGATAAATTCCACTAACGCGCTCAAGTTAGCGCTGCTTGGCGGCTGCACCTCCCCGGCCTCGCACAGCAAATGATGACGGCGCAGCGTCGCGCTCTCGGGCTGTTTCGTATTGCCTAGCGTCATCACAAAAGCGCGGCTGGTTCGTACCTGCTGCTGGCTTAGCGCCACCGCAGCCAAGCTGATCACCGGCGATGACGACGTGGGCGCTGTCGTACAGGCGAGTGCTACCAGCTCCTCGCCCATATAAGGTTGAAACAGCCAGGCATAGGGAGAGTCTGCACAACGCCGACGATCACTTTCGCGGCGCAACAAGGTGCGCAATGAACCGCTAAATAGCGCTACGTGTCGATCTAACAGCCGCATTCCGCTCACGAATACTCCAAATGATAACGATGGGAAAGCCGCTGCTTAAAGTCTTTGACAATATGCATCGCTTCGCGCAGAAGGTCGCGCTCCAGGGAAGAGAGGTTTTGCACGACAACGCGATTAGCGCGACTGCCGTTTTGGGAGTTAGCTTCTTTTGTGTCCGAAGACGTTTCCAACGCGTTAAGCTGTTGTTTAAGACGCAGCTCAGAAAACAGCGCCAGGGCCTCCCCCAGATCCTCTGCAAAACGACGATCCAGGCGACCATCCGCCGCTAGCGCATCCAGGCGGTCAAAGGTTGAGGTAGCTTTAATCCGCCGTTCAAGCGCCATGGTGCGCACACCGTGAACAATCGGAAAGATGCCACCTTTCTTAATATCGATACCGTGCTGAGGCTTTTTCAGCGAGCCAAACAGCGTCAGCGGGGTCGAGAAACGCAGCGCCGTGCGGGCGAAATAGGAGAGCAGCAGCTCATCGCTCGAACAGCGTTCAAACAGCTCATCACGAACACTTTCAAGCAGGCTTGGGTTACCCGCCACTGCGTGGGCATCGAGCATAATCGCCAGCTTCATCAGGCTGTCGCCATCGCGCTCCCTGGCCCACTTGGCAATATTGCCCTTCCACTGCGATACCGTCGCCACCCACACAGGATTCGATACCATAATATTGCCCGGGCACGGCGGATAGCCCAGCTGAATCAGCGTATCCGTGAGCGTCTGCATATGGCTTGCCAGATCGGGCCACTGGGCTTCATCGGCCAGGATCAAGCCGTTATCCTGATCCGTTTTTAGAATCTGCTCACCACGCCCTTCGCTGCCCATCACCATCATGCAGCTCTGCTCGTGATAGCGCTTATCGATAGTGAACTCCCAGGCTTTGCTAATAATCCGGCCGTTTAGTGCCGCTAGCAGATCCATCGCAAAGCGCAGCTTAACGCCCTGGGCCATCAGCGCTTTGACCAGCTCCGGCGTACGCTGACTGGCTGCCGAAAGCGCCTCTAAACTGCTTGCTTGCTCTACCTGCAGGCTCACCACGTAGCTGCGACTTGAGAAGAAGCTAAGCACATCGGTGAGCTCGACCACGCCCTTCAAGGCGTTCTGCTCCATCACGACCACCCGCGCCACTTTATGGCGGGTCATCAGTACCAAGACTTCAAATAAGTACTGATCCGGCGTGGCGGTCACCAAGTTAAAGTGGGCGACTTCATCCACTGCTGACGTTACTGCGCTGCCTTTCAACACTACTGCGTTGAGCAGATCGGTTTTGGTTACCATACCCAGCCTATCCTGGGTCTCTACCAGCAGGCTGTCGGCGTGGCTCTCATTGAGCTGTTTTACCGCGCTGGCAATATCGGTTGCTGCCGCCATCAGCAGCGGCTCGCGCATACACTCACTCACCTTGGCCAGCATAAAGCCCGCCATGGTGACGCCCCCCTCGGCGCGCTTTTCGGTCAGCAGGCGAGCCTTATGGGTCAGC
This window encodes:
- a CDS encoding DUF294 nucleotidyltransferase-like domain-containing protein is translated as MVDVDLSQLPFTLLDDEGRDHIRRGIDLAYFDRDEIILETGQAGEFVFLIHKGEVAEIDPTLPSSTSRIGHYTAGDLFGAISILNGKSRYRFKAEQECLCYLLPKALFQQLCRHYPDFSNFFRQSLTHKARLLTEKRAEGGVTMAGFMLAKVSECMREPLLMAAATDIASAVKQLNESHADSLLVETQDRLGMVTKTDLLNAVVLKGSAVTSAVDEVAHFNLVTATPDQYLFEVLVLMTRHKVARVVVMEQNALKGVVELTDVLSFFSSRSYVVSLQVEQASSLEALSAASQRTPELVKALMAQGVKLRFAMDLLAALNGRIISKAWEFTIDKRYHEQSCMMVMGSEGRGEQILKTDQDNGLILADEAQWPDLASHMQTLTDTLIQLGYPPCPGNIMVSNPVWVATVSQWKGNIAKWARERDGDSLMKLAIMLDAHAVAGNPSLLESVRDELFERCSSDELLLSYFARTALRFSTPLTLFGSLKKPQHGIDIKKGGIFPIVHGVRTMALERRIKATSTFDRLDALAADGRLDRRFAEDLGEALALFSELRLKQQLNALETSSDTKEANSQNGSRANRVVVQNLSSLERDLLREAMHIVKDFKQRLSHRYHLEYS
- a CDS encoding DNA polymerase III subunit epsilon → MRLLDRHVALFSGSLRTLLRRESDRRRCADSPYAWLFQPYMGEELVALACTTAPTSSSPVISLAAVALSQQQVRTSRAFVMTLGNTKQPESATLRRHHLLCEAGEVQPPSSANLSALVEFIGNRPIVGWQLEQRIGALNTLLTKRLNFALPNAQVDVARLHQRQLRRLHPQVEAPSSFTQALACWQVPAMGVQSVLGEATASALLYMRLQRVMAQAA